In one window of Primulina tabacum isolate GXHZ01 chromosome 8, ASM2559414v2, whole genome shotgun sequence DNA:
- the LOC142553434 gene encoding ras-related protein Rab11C gives MANRVDHEYDYLFKIVLIGDSGVGKSNILSRFTRNEFCLESKSTIGVEFATRTLQIEGKTVKAQIWDTAGQERYRAITSAYYRGAVGALLVYDITKRQTFDNVQRWLRELREHADSNIVIMMAGNKSDLNHLRAVAEQNGQTFAEKEELSFLETSALEALNIEKAFQTILTEIYHIVSKKALAAQEAAAAAAAVPGQGTTINVSDTSGNVRRGCCST, from the exons ATGGCGAATAGAGTGGATCACGAGTACGATTACCTATTCAAGATCGTGTTGATCGGGGATTCAGGAGTCGGGAAATCAAATATTCTTTCTCGGTTCACACGAAATGAGTTTTGTTTGGAGTCCAAATCCACCATAGGAGTTGAATTTGCTACCAGAACTCTTCAG ATAGAGGGAAAGACGGTCAAGGCCCAGATTTGGGATACTGCTGGCCAGGAAAGATATCGAGCCATCACGAGCGCCTACTACAGAGGAGCCGTTGGAGCACTCCTTGTTTATGACATCACGAAAAGGCAAACTTTTGACAATGTTCAAAGATGGCTTCGGGAGTTGAGAGAACATGCAGATTCCAACATTGTTATCATGATGGCTGGAAACAAATCTGATCTCAACCATCTCAGAGCAGTTGCAGAGCAAAATGGGCAAACTTTTGCCGAGAAGGAAGAACTCTCGTTTCTTGAAACATCAGCCCTGGAGGCACTCAATATTGAGAAGGCATTTCAGACTATTTTAACCGAGATATATCATATCGTTAGCAAGAAGGCATTAGCAGCACAAGAAGCTgccgcagcagcagcagcagttccTGGTCAGGGTACCACCATCAATGTTAGTGATACTTCTGGAAATGTGAGAAGAGGCTGTTGTTCAACTTGA